Proteins from a single region of Sphaerochaeta globosa str. Buddy:
- a CDS encoding response regulator, with the protein MNHTVRFLLVDDHPLFRQGLASVIENVRRYKVTAEATTIAQALSLLESITVDVALVDISLQQENGLELVKTLKSTHPEISSIVVSMYDEIIYASSALKAGAKGYVMKQEAASSLLDAIEHVLKGKIYLSKDMRERMLDTMLLQDSREEIDPVKLLSIREMEVLRLLGQGFGVSEIAQNLNLSVKTINVYRDNIRHKLSIGDAGSLRRFAIQWVKSNER; encoded by the coding sequence ATGAACCATACCGTTCGATTCCTCTTGGTGGATGACCACCCCCTGTTCAGGCAAGGTCTGGCCAGCGTTATTGAGAATGTCCGCCGTTACAAGGTTACTGCCGAGGCGACTACCATCGCCCAAGCGCTCTCCTTATTGGAATCCATCACGGTGGATGTAGCCTTGGTTGACATTTCGTTGCAACAGGAGAACGGACTGGAGCTGGTAAAGACGTTGAAATCCACACACCCGGAGATTTCCTCAATCGTAGTATCGATGTACGATGAAATCATTTATGCCTCCAGTGCCCTGAAGGCCGGGGCGAAGGGGTATGTGATGAAGCAGGAGGCGGCTTCATCACTGCTCGATGCGATCGAGCACGTGCTCAAGGGAAAAATCTACTTATCCAAGGATATGCGCGAGCGGATGCTGGATACCATGTTGCTGCAGGACTCGCGGGAGGAAATCGACCCCGTCAAACTGCTCAGCATCAGGGAGATGGAAGTCCTGCGTTTGTTGGGGCAGGGTTTTGGCGTTTCCGAGATTGCCCAAAACCTCAATCTATCGGTCAAGACAATCAATGTATACCGTGATAATATCCGCCACAAGTTGTCCATCGGCGACGCTGGCTCGTTGCGTAGGTTTGCAATCCAATGGGTGAAAAGCAATGAACGTTGA
- the trkA gene encoding Trk system potassium transporter TrkA, producing the protein MGAGRRGLGLAKQLIVDGKDVVIIDSSHERIESAVSKQDCLGILGNGTDIAKLMEADVEHAEAFIAVTNSDEINLVSCGLVSSTYPHVKTVAAIRSLIYTGVDGLKEGLLGIDYIVNPNAETAKSIYNTIEQGVNGNVLGFTNSKLLLYNFYIEPFSSYVGSTVMEMRNKLQAEFVIASINRRGLVIVPSGNTTIQAQDTLSIVANSEEVTDILKTVGQLQKRPSNMVLVGASKITRALLNRMSPAMRSKVAVVDQDAEVCRAFSERFREILVIKADITDEDIMAEEQLGSYDLLVALTDNDELNIITASYAKRIGVERSIALIKQNNNYTRMASYLDIDVVISTTDTTVESLLRYLRGTNVTSIHSLFNGQLEVYEFVIHAENMVCNKQLKDINMRKKAIVAGVTDHQGKSIIPTGLTTLKEGDTALVAVMRDSSDFIQKLFG; encoded by the coding sequence CTGGGAGCAGGTAGACGCGGGTTGGGTTTGGCAAAGCAGCTGATCGTTGATGGAAAGGATGTGGTTATCATCGACAGTTCCCATGAGCGAATTGAAAGCGCTGTTTCCAAACAAGATTGTCTTGGCATACTAGGCAACGGCACCGATATTGCAAAACTGATGGAAGCCGACGTGGAACACGCTGAGGCTTTCATTGCAGTAACCAACAGCGACGAGATCAACCTGGTCTCCTGCGGTCTGGTCTCCTCGACCTATCCCCATGTAAAAACAGTTGCAGCTATCCGCTCACTGATTTATACCGGCGTTGACGGTCTGAAAGAAGGGCTGTTGGGTATCGATTACATCGTCAACCCCAATGCAGAAACTGCCAAATCCATCTACAATACTATCGAACAGGGAGTCAACGGCAATGTATTGGGTTTTACCAATTCCAAACTGCTGCTGTACAACTTCTACATTGAGCCTTTCAGCTCCTATGTCGGTTCAACCGTCATGGAGATGAGAAACAAGCTGCAAGCTGAATTTGTCATAGCTTCGATTAATCGCAGGGGTTTGGTAATCGTGCCTTCAGGCAATACGACCATTCAGGCACAGGACACCCTTTCAATCGTCGCCAACTCGGAAGAGGTCACCGATATCCTTAAAACCGTGGGACAGCTGCAAAAGCGGCCGAGCAACATGGTCTTGGTCGGAGCAAGCAAAATAACACGGGCCCTGCTTAACCGCATGAGTCCCGCCATGCGCTCCAAAGTGGCTGTAGTCGACCAGGATGCAGAAGTCTGCAGAGCTTTCAGCGAGCGTTTTCGTGAGATACTGGTCATCAAGGCCGACATTACCGATGAGGATATTATGGCTGAGGAGCAGTTAGGCTCCTACGACCTGCTTGTGGCACTAACCGACAATGATGAATTAAACATAATCACAGCCAGTTATGCAAAACGCATAGGGGTGGAACGCTCGATCGCTTTGATCAAGCAAAACAACAACTATACACGTATGGCAAGCTACCTCGATATCGACGTGGTCATTTCCACCACTGATACCACGGTGGAGTCATTGCTTCGCTATCTCAGGGGTACCAATGTCACCAGCATCCATTCTTTGTTCAACGGTCAGTTGGAAGTGTATGAGTTTGTCATCCATGCAGAGAACATGGTCTGCAACAAGCAGTTGAAGGATATCAATATGCGTAAGAAGGCCATTGTTGCCGGTGTTACCGACCACCAAGGGAAAAGCATTATCCCAACCGGATTAACCACCCTCAAGGAAGGGGACACCGCCTTGGTGGCAGTCATGCGGGACTCCTCCGACTTCATACAAAAGCTCTTCGGGTAA
- a CDS encoding TetR/AcrR family transcriptional regulator has translation MDEVQTMAPKQKITKEMILEATFHITREHGYENVNARSLASMLGCSTQPIFSRFASMEELKKVFHAYAGKYFDRYAAEAMQGGDSFRKLGECYINFARNESNLFRLLFMSEVMDLHGFADMYDDPENLEVAQTLSSTMGISFDSAKRFYMKMFIFTHGIAAMLASKFVHLEPGEAETMLGEAQRAFAAQHTT, from the coding sequence ATGGATGAGGTACAAACCATGGCACCAAAACAGAAAATCACCAAGGAGATGATACTCGAAGCCACGTTCCACATCACCAGGGAGCACGGTTACGAGAACGTGAACGCCCGCAGCCTAGCTTCCATGCTAGGATGTTCGACACAACCCATTTTCAGCCGCTTCGCAAGTATGGAGGAGTTGAAGAAAGTCTTCCATGCCTACGCAGGCAAATATTTCGATCGCTATGCCGCAGAGGCGATGCAAGGGGGCGATTCCTTTAGAAAACTTGGCGAGTGCTATATCAATTTCGCCCGAAATGAAAGTAATCTGTTCCGCCTCCTGTTCATGTCCGAGGTGATGGATCTACACGGCTTTGCCGACATGTACGATGATCCAGAGAATCTTGAGGTTGCACAAACGCTCTCTTCTACTATGGGCATCAGCTTTGATTCTGCGAAACGGTTCTATATGAAAATGTTCATTTTTACTCATGGCATTGCAGCAATGCTTGCCTCCAAATTCGTCCACTTGGAACCAGGTGAGGCGGAAACAATGCTAGGTGAAGCGCAACGAGCATTCGCGGCCCAACATACGACTTGA
- a CDS encoding alpha/beta hydrolase family protein produces the protein MMAIGIFIGLCTVEVALFARFAKKKGFDRRESSFTRIILLVVFLILCVAGIIDWGMKWYALTLLLGIKALIGIVSLLRKKAPIDSIKSKAVRRLIGSIALVVLVMIPPLVFPGYAQLKPTGSHSVGTTVFTWTDASRQDGFTVEEDRRKVTVQFWYPLAQGGDNTGALEGRFPLIVFSHGAFGFRMSNHSTFMELASNGYIVASIDHTHQAFMTKEADGTTILGDRGFINTAMQVENGTIQGEELYHIQEEWMALRSADMAFVLDQIRQQVASPTSKDLFHQIDSERIGVLGHSMGGATAAWIGRQDDAIDAVIVLDGTLMGEIIGFENGKEVLTNVPYPKPILNLFNEKHYQDGKAMGLEYANMLMHANASKSFQLVVEGSGHLNFTDLPLVSPFLAGLLGTGTVDPFSCMETTNAAVLQFMDYYLKDKGNSIPAFRML, from the coding sequence ATGATGGCTATCGGTATTTTTATTGGCTTGTGTACCGTGGAAGTGGCATTGTTTGCCCGCTTCGCAAAGAAAAAGGGATTCGATAGACGCGAATCATCGTTTACAAGGATTATTCTCCTTGTGGTCTTTCTGATACTTTGCGTTGCAGGGATCATCGATTGGGGAATGAAATGGTATGCCCTGACTCTGCTGCTGGGAATCAAGGCTTTGATTGGAATCGTATCATTACTCAGAAAAAAAGCACCTATTGACTCTATAAAAAGCAAGGCGGTTCGTAGGCTCATCGGCAGTATTGCCCTTGTTGTCCTGGTAATGATACCGCCTCTGGTGTTCCCCGGGTATGCACAACTCAAACCTACTGGGAGCCATAGCGTCGGTACGACGGTATTTACCTGGACAGATGCAAGCCGACAAGACGGTTTCACCGTAGAAGAGGACCGACGCAAGGTGACGGTACAGTTTTGGTATCCGCTTGCCCAAGGGGGAGACAATACTGGGGCTCTCGAGGGTCGTTTCCCCTTGATTGTTTTTTCCCATGGTGCTTTCGGCTTTCGTATGAGCAACCACTCCACGTTCATGGAACTGGCAAGCAACGGCTATATCGTGGCAAGCATCGATCATACCCATCAAGCCTTTATGACCAAAGAGGCTGATGGAACAACAATTCTCGGAGATAGGGGATTCATCAACACTGCCATGCAAGTGGAAAATGGGACTATCCAAGGCGAGGAGCTGTATCACATCCAAGAAGAATGGATGGCTTTGCGAAGCGCTGACATGGCGTTTGTGCTGGATCAAATCCGACAGCAGGTTGCATCACCAACTTCCAAGGATCTCTTCCATCAAATAGATAGTGAACGCATCGGGGTGCTTGGGCACTCGATGGGTGGGGCAACAGCAGCCTGGATCGGTCGCCAAGACGATGCAATCGATGCAGTAATCGTACTTGATGGTACGTTGATGGGCGAAATTATTGGGTTTGAGAACGGCAAGGAAGTGCTTACCAACGTGCCATATCCAAAACCGATATTGAACCTGTTCAACGAGAAGCATTACCAGGATGGGAAAGCAATGGGCTTGGAATATGCCAATATGCTGATGCATGCAAATGCTTCAAAGTCGTTCCAGCTGGTGGTGGAGGGTTCCGGGCATCTGAATTTCACCGATCTCCCTCTTGTTTCCCCTTTCCTTGCCGGTTTATTGGGTACGGGAACGGTGGATCCTTTCTCCTGTATGGAAACCACCAATGCGGCGGTTCTCCAGTTCATGGATTACTACCTCAAAGACAAAGGCAATTCCATTCCAGCGTTCAGAATGCTTTAG
- a CDS encoding substrate-binding domain-containing protein, which yields MKEKPSGKEPLLPLKHRCIGIFTASLDDEYQSTLWHALEQEAKKRNLGTISFIGSRLGSPIASEASSNLAYHMAGSQNVDGLIIIASSLATFFTTVDLNKFFAPWSDLPRVSIGMRMQGMSDITVEGEEGIASLVEHLIRVHHRSQFAILKGPETHEESIRRLSACKEVLKANAIEIDEDMIRPGTFTDVAGRDAVRYLVDNHLPFDSLICLNDWMAQGALEELSALGIRVPDEVSVIGFDGLDPSRYTLPPLTTVVQPLYEMGVMAIDVLDRIMAGGQEEHITLACTAVIRESCGCNPHVSYTPGLHELPSYATAQERNAVQDLLRLMRLGDYHQMIFRLNRALDATASESGSMHRWNEYLSVIEYKSNVESDLSAKTQAMLMGAARALVGDKIGRFQAAKRVAVECSFDSLRKVSAMLSGTFELEQLMVNLKQSLHLFGIHEGYLVRFLGRSQQVQLMMTVQDLDKSEAFNSAFAALEILPPVLGKQWKQHRWVLLPLVYMDEPLGYLLVPFGMVMPALYDVLQEQVSSTLKGSLLLTQIRKHEKNLEEQVKLRTQDLLSEIRRRTELEQEVMEISTKTMERIGQDLHDDLCQYLLGISLLASSARQRLNHKEGPIAEELESISKHLNEAITKIKTISRGLMPLDLEPSSFQKRLEALVADSLRYAEVEIDVNVDPAFHIQDANRELNLFRIVQEALTNAIKHSHASHIEISSSKSENKQGESMLCLTVSDDGTGLPKKLQKRGLGLRIMRNRAVMADAELSIQSSEEGTIVSVQLKETHV from the coding sequence ATGAAAGAAAAGCCATCAGGTAAGGAGCCTCTTTTGCCGCTTAAGCATCGTTGTATCGGAATTTTTACTGCCAGCCTGGACGATGAGTATCAGTCCACGCTGTGGCATGCCCTGGAGCAGGAAGCCAAGAAGCGCAATCTGGGTACCATCTCCTTCATCGGTTCGCGTCTGGGATCCCCGATTGCCAGTGAGGCTTCCTCAAACCTTGCGTATCATATGGCTGGGTCCCAGAATGTAGACGGACTGATTATCATTGCCTCGTCCCTGGCAACATTTTTCACCACGGTTGACCTGAATAAGTTTTTTGCTCCCTGGTCGGATCTTCCCCGGGTGTCGATCGGGATGCGAATGCAGGGAATGAGCGATATCACCGTCGAAGGGGAGGAAGGTATTGCCTCTTTGGTGGAACATTTGATCAGGGTGCACCACCGCAGCCAATTCGCCATTCTCAAAGGACCTGAAACGCACGAAGAGTCGATACGCAGGCTGAGTGCCTGCAAAGAAGTGCTTAAAGCCAATGCCATCGAGATCGATGAAGACATGATCAGGCCCGGAACCTTCACCGATGTGGCGGGCAGGGATGCTGTTCGGTATTTGGTGGACAACCATTTGCCGTTCGACAGCCTTATCTGCCTGAATGACTGGATGGCACAAGGAGCCTTGGAAGAACTTTCAGCATTGGGAATCCGGGTGCCCGACGAGGTGTCGGTCATCGGCTTTGATGGGTTGGATCCTTCCCGGTATACCTTGCCGCCTCTGACTACTGTCGTTCAGCCCCTCTATGAGATGGGAGTGATGGCCATCGATGTCCTGGATCGCATTATGGCAGGCGGGCAAGAGGAGCACATTACCCTTGCTTGCACAGCGGTGATCAGGGAATCATGCGGCTGCAATCCCCATGTCAGCTATACTCCGGGATTGCATGAACTGCCAAGCTACGCAACAGCCCAAGAACGAAATGCCGTTCAGGATCTGCTGCGCTTGATGCGTCTGGGCGACTATCATCAAATGATTTTCAGACTCAACAGGGCCTTGGATGCCACCGCAAGCGAAAGCGGCTCGATGCACCGTTGGAACGAGTACCTTTCAGTGATTGAGTACAAATCGAATGTGGAAAGTGACCTTAGTGCAAAGACACAGGCAATGCTCATGGGAGCAGCCCGTGCCTTGGTTGGAGATAAAATCGGACGCTTCCAAGCAGCAAAACGTGTGGCGGTGGAATGTTCTTTCGATTCCCTGCGTAAAGTAAGTGCAATGCTCAGCGGCACCTTCGAACTTGAGCAGTTGATGGTCAACCTCAAGCAAAGCTTGCACTTGTTCGGCATTCATGAGGGGTATTTGGTACGGTTTCTTGGTCGTTCCCAACAGGTTCAGCTGATGATGACCGTTCAGGATCTCGACAAATCGGAAGCCTTCAACTCAGCCTTTGCTGCATTGGAAATCCTTCCTCCGGTCCTTGGCAAGCAGTGGAAGCAGCATCGCTGGGTCCTCCTGCCGCTTGTCTATATGGATGAGCCGCTAGGCTATCTCCTTGTTCCCTTCGGCATGGTAATGCCCGCGCTCTATGATGTACTACAGGAACAGGTTTCCAGTACGCTCAAAGGCTCGCTGCTGCTCACCCAGATCCGCAAGCATGAGAAGAATCTGGAGGAGCAGGTGAAACTCAGGACCCAGGACCTGCTCTCAGAGATTCGTCGCAGGACCGAGCTTGAGCAGGAAGTGATGGAGATTTCAACCAAGACCATGGAGCGAATCGGCCAGGACTTGCACGACGACTTGTGCCAGTACCTTCTGGGAATTTCCTTGCTCGCTTCTTCTGCCAGGCAACGACTCAACCACAAGGAAGGACCTATTGCCGAAGAGCTGGAGAGCATCAGCAAGCACTTGAATGAGGCGATAACCAAAATCAAGACGATAAGCCGCGGCCTGATGCCGCTGGACCTCGAACCGTCCAGTTTCCAGAAGCGGCTTGAGGCCTTGGTTGCGGACAGTCTGCGGTATGCCGAGGTGGAGATAGATGTGAATGTCGATCCCGCGTTCCATATCCAGGATGCCAACCGGGAGCTCAATCTCTTCCGTATCGTACAAGAAGCGCTTACCAATGCCATCAAGCACTCCCATGCAAGCCATATAGAAATCTCATCGTCCAAATCCGAGAACAAGCAAGGAGAATCCATGCTGTGCCTTACTGTCAGCGATGACGGAACCGGATTGCCCAAGAAACTGCAAAAGCGTGGACTTGGCTTGAGGATCATGCGTAACCGTGCAGTCATGGCCGATGCTGAGCTTTCCATACAAAGCAGTGAGGAAGGTACAATTGTGAGCGTACAACTCAAGGAGACGCATGTATGA
- a CDS encoding TrkH family potassium uptake protein, producing the protein MINWKLDLRLLAFIELFIGFLMLIPTALSFRYQEADAMRGFLIAYLGIAIFCSITLILIGKPKTKTMYARDGYLVVTLTWVIATAFSAIPLAASGAYVDYSSAYFEIMSGFTTTGATVLPEIESLPKSILFWRSQTNWLGGMGIVVLFVALLPALGVSGSLLVGAESVGPTKDKLTPKIKNTAIILWSIYIGFSFLQTILLVFGGLNWYDAITVTFSTMAAAGFCVKNSSIGAFGSAYVDIVVTFFMLVSGANFALYYKALSGKISSVFKDGELRVYLGIWAFVSVFAALQLSFSSTYGSFFESLRYSAFQTASILTTTGFATANYVHWPAFSQALLFLLFFIGGSAGSAGGGVKVIRIVALIKMGRAQLKQRIHPRGVFQVRVGQTTFREDLLVSIATFFGVYILTGVVGAVVISLSGADLITSFSASFLCLGNIGIGFGEVGPTGNFAFLPSWIKWFCSFLMLVGRLELFTVYVLFSKHFWKH; encoded by the coding sequence ATGATAAACTGGAAACTTGACCTTCGTCTGCTTGCGTTCATCGAACTCTTCATCGGCTTTCTCATGCTCATCCCAACTGCCCTGTCTTTCAGGTACCAGGAAGCCGATGCAATGCGTGGGTTTCTCATTGCATACCTGGGGATCGCCATTTTCTGTTCGATTACCCTGATTCTCATCGGCAAACCTAAAACCAAGACAATGTATGCCCGTGACGGCTATCTGGTCGTTACCCTGACTTGGGTAATTGCGACTGCGTTCTCTGCCATCCCGTTGGCTGCAAGCGGCGCATATGTCGATTATAGCAGTGCTTATTTTGAAATCATGAGCGGTTTCACCACAACCGGGGCAACTGTTTTGCCTGAGATCGAGAGTCTTCCCAAGTCAATCCTGTTCTGGCGGTCGCAGACCAACTGGCTTGGCGGCATGGGAATCGTCGTACTTTTTGTGGCGTTGCTTCCTGCGTTGGGTGTCAGCGGCTCGCTGCTGGTCGGAGCAGAGTCGGTAGGTCCTACCAAAGACAAACTCACACCGAAAATCAAAAATACAGCAATCATCCTCTGGTCCATCTACATCGGGTTCTCCTTTCTGCAGACTATCCTGCTCGTATTCGGTGGGCTCAACTGGTATGATGCCATAACTGTTACGTTTTCCACCATGGCTGCAGCAGGATTCTGTGTAAAGAATTCCTCCATCGGGGCATTCGGCAGTGCGTATGTTGATATCGTGGTCACTTTTTTCATGCTGGTCAGCGGAGCAAACTTCGCTCTCTATTACAAGGCACTCAGCGGAAAAATCTCATCGGTATTCAAAGATGGGGAACTGAGGGTCTACCTCGGTATATGGGCGTTTGTTTCTGTGTTTGCAGCGCTTCAGCTCTCGTTTTCCAGTACCTATGGCTCATTTTTCGAATCACTTCGCTACAGCGCATTTCAGACAGCATCCATTCTTACCACCACCGGTTTTGCTACCGCCAATTATGTTCATTGGCCTGCGTTTTCCCAAGCCCTGCTCTTTCTGCTCTTCTTCATTGGAGGGTCGGCAGGTTCAGCCGGAGGCGGCGTGAAGGTCATCCGCATCGTGGCACTCATTAAAATGGGAAGGGCACAACTCAAACAGAGAATCCACCCAAGGGGAGTCTTCCAAGTACGAGTTGGGCAAACCACCTTCCGAGAGGATTTGCTGGTTTCCATTGCTACGTTTTTTGGTGTGTACATACTCACCGGTGTGGTTGGGGCAGTGGTAATTTCACTAAGCGGAGCTGATCTGATAACTAGTTTTTCAGCTTCCTTCCTCTGTTTGGGCAATATCGGTATCGGCTTTGGTGAAGTTGGTCCCACCGGGAATTTCGCATTCCTTCCTTCCTGGATCAAATGGTTCTGTTCCTTTCTGATGCTCGTCGGCCGATTGGAACTCTTTACCGTATATGTCCTCTTCTCAAAACACTTCTGGAAGCACTGA
- a CDS encoding glycerate kinase, translating to MKNILLIPDSFKGTMSSEQICSIMDRAIKQHYPDAQVTSIPVADGGEGSVDAFLQALGGERRSLTVQGPYAFPMESFYGVIKKTTAVVEMAACAGLPLVGDELHPDLTTTYGVGELILDAAKTGCTTIIVGLGGSATNDGGCGAAAACGVVFRDKDGKAFVPTGGTLGKVESIDTSSLDPALKNVTITTMCDIDNPYYGPTGAAHIFGPQKGATPEMVKILDANMQKLAKVIERDCKIDVQAIAGSGAAGGMGGGMAAFFGSQLQMGIETVLETVNFDKLLTKADLVLTGEGKIDGQSLRGKVVIGVARRAKKVNVPVVAIVGDIGDDVEGAYNEGVSAIFSINRLAIDFKAAKPRAPHDMEKTMDNLMRFIKRMGL from the coding sequence ATGAAGAACATCCTATTAATCCCCGATTCCTTCAAAGGAACCATGAGTTCCGAACAAATCTGTTCCATCATGGACAGAGCTATCAAGCAACACTATCCTGACGCCCAGGTCACCAGTATTCCTGTAGCCGATGGTGGAGAAGGTAGTGTCGACGCGTTCCTGCAAGCTCTCGGAGGCGAAAGAAGAAGTCTTACCGTCCAAGGCCCTTATGCATTTCCCATGGAAAGTTTTTACGGGGTGATCAAGAAAACCACCGCAGTTGTAGAGATGGCGGCCTGTGCAGGTCTTCCTTTGGTTGGCGATGAACTCCATCCTGATCTCACCACCACCTACGGAGTCGGCGAGTTGATTCTTGACGCGGCAAAGACTGGTTGCACGACCATTATTGTGGGTCTTGGTGGCAGTGCCACCAACGATGGTGGATGTGGAGCAGCAGCCGCCTGCGGCGTTGTCTTCCGTGACAAGGACGGAAAAGCCTTTGTTCCCACCGGAGGGACGCTTGGCAAGGTCGAGAGCATCGACACCTCTTCTTTGGACCCTGCTCTTAAGAATGTAACCATCACAACCATGTGTGATATCGACAATCCGTATTACGGACCTACCGGGGCAGCCCACATTTTTGGACCGCAAAAGGGAGCCACCCCCGAAATGGTCAAGATTCTTGATGCCAATATGCAGAAGCTTGCAAAGGTTATCGAGCGGGACTGCAAAATCGACGTGCAGGCTATTGCAGGCAGCGGTGCTGCCGGCGGCATGGGCGGCGGCATGGCAGCCTTCTTCGGCAGTCAGTTGCAGATGGGCATCGAGACAGTACTGGAGACCGTAAACTTCGACAAACTCCTAACCAAAGCCGACCTGGTACTTACCGGTGAGGGCAAGATTGACGGGCAGAGCCTCAGGGGCAAGGTTGTTATCGGGGTTGCAAGGCGGGCAAAGAAAGTCAATGTACCGGTAGTTGCCATCGTCGGTGACATCGGAGACGATGTTGAAGGCGCATACAATGAAGGGGTGAGTGCAATCTTCTCGATCAACCGTCTGGCCATCGACTTCAAGGCTGCCAAACCTCGTGCTCCCCACGATATGGAAAAGACCATGGACAATTTGATGCGCTTCATCAAGCGCATGGGTCTTTGA
- a CDS encoding GntP family permease, with protein MSGIALIITFVIAIAIMIVAISRWNVHPFLALMGVSLLLAIFIGLPLKDIPGVIGSGFSGIFSSIGIVIILGALIGTILEKTGAALKLAEMVVRLVGRKHPQLAMEIMGWVVSIPVFCDSGFVILDPIRKALRKKTQFSSVAMTVALSAGLYTSHVLIPPTPGPIAAAGTLGIGDNLFMVIVIGTLCSIPSLVVAYFYANYIGKKIKSGEDLGEEEEGVDYDTLLKSFGDLPNGFLSLAPILMPILAMALGSLSAALKWKGALASLFSFTGTPIIALTIGLLFGILLLIQRSEMKYFNTMTTDTLKVVGPILFITAAGGVLGKVIASAGFVAFMQEHASVLAAVGIFFPFLISAILKTAQGSSTVAITTTAGIMGSIAESSSMMTALGLASPMAAVLTVMAIGAGSMTVSHANDSYFWVVTNFGKLKPEDGYKTQTMVTLLQGLASIIFIWLFSLILL; from the coding sequence ATGTCTGGAATAGCGTTGATTATCACCTTTGTAATCGCCATTGCTATTATGATCGTTGCCATCTCGAGGTGGAACGTCCACCCGTTCCTCGCCTTGATGGGAGTCTCCCTGCTGCTTGCCATTTTCATCGGACTGCCCTTAAAAGATATTCCTGGTGTCATAGGTTCAGGCTTCAGTGGAATTTTCAGCAGCATCGGTATCGTCATTATCCTTGGAGCCCTGATCGGCACCATATTGGAGAAGACGGGGGCTGCACTGAAGCTTGCTGAAATGGTGGTTCGGCTGGTAGGCCGCAAACACCCCCAACTTGCCATGGAAATCATGGGCTGGGTTGTCTCCATTCCCGTATTCTGCGACAGTGGTTTTGTCATTCTCGACCCTATCCGAAAAGCCCTTCGCAAAAAGACCCAGTTCTCGTCCGTTGCAATGACCGTTGCCCTCTCTGCCGGTCTTTACACCAGTCATGTACTCATTCCACCTACCCCGGGCCCGATTGCCGCCGCAGGAACCTTAGGCATCGGTGACAATCTCTTTATGGTAATAGTCATCGGTACGCTCTGCTCCATTCCTTCGTTGGTGGTCGCCTATTTTTATGCCAACTATATCGGCAAGAAAATAAAGAGCGGAGAAGATTTGGGAGAAGAGGAAGAAGGGGTCGATTACGACACGCTGCTGAAGAGTTTTGGGGACCTTCCCAATGGATTCCTCTCCCTCGCCCCGATTCTCATGCCGATTCTCGCCATGGCCCTCGGTTCGCTTTCAGCTGCTTTGAAATGGAAAGGCGCTCTTGCCAGCCTGTTTTCCTTTACAGGAACACCGATCATAGCTTTGACCATCGGCTTGTTGTTCGGCATCCTGCTACTCATTCAACGCAGTGAGATGAAGTACTTCAATACCATGACTACCGATACCCTGAAGGTTGTCGGTCCCATCCTGTTCATAACCGCAGCCGGCGGCGTATTGGGAAAAGTCATCGCAAGTGCAGGCTTTGTAGCGTTCATGCAGGAACATGCCTCGGTTCTGGCTGCAGTCGGTATTTTCTTCCCCTTCCTGATTTCAGCCATCTTGAAGACGGCCCAAGGTTCTTCGACAGTCGCCATTACCACCACTGCAGGTATTATGGGCAGTATTGCTGAAAGTTCGTCGATGATGACCGCCCTCGGTCTTGCCAGCCCTATGGCAGCCGTTTTGACAGTCATGGCGATCGGAGCCGGCTCCATGACGGTATCCCATGCAAATGACAGCTATTTCTGGGTGGTAACCAACTTCGGAAAACTGAAGCCTGAGGATGGATATAAGACGCAAACCATGGTCACCTTGCTGCAAGGTTTGGCCAGTATCATTTTCATCTGGCTTTTCTCCCTCATTTTGCTGTAA